The following is a genomic window from Clostridium fungisolvens.
CAGGAAGTTTCTCTAGTTATGGAATTAAAACTAAAAATGGACAAGTGATAAAAGAAAGTGTTATTGGGAATGCATGCGTTATAAGCTATGATATAAAAAATAAAAAAATTCAATTGTTCTCATCCGGTATTAGAAATATTGAAGGATGGGACTATAATTCCGCTGGATCTCTAATGGCTATAGTTGGAGGAATTAAAAATAATGGACTAAGAGCAGTACTAGGGGATACTGATTATATTTATGAATTAAAAAAAGATATATGGTATGGATGGCCAGATTATAGCGGAGGTGACCCGTTAAATTCTCCTAAATTTACTGATGAAAATGGTAAATCAGTAAAGATGATTTTAAGCAAGTTGCCTATGCTAAACCCTCCAGCTCCGTTTTATGTTCATAGTAATGCTGGTTCAATATATGGTTTAGCAGTGGATCGTGCGGGAGCCATAAAAGAAAAAGATTCTATGTTTTTTTATGATAAACATGAAACTAGCCTTTATAATTTAGATAACAATGGATTAAACAAAAAAATATTGAAGTTTAATGATAATATTGAATTAAAAGATATAAAACTGGTTAAACAATCAATATATATATTGGATAAAAGAAATGGAATAATGTATGAGTTAAAAAAACAAGAGAAAAATTTAATAGGTGGATATAGAAATATAATGTTTTTTTCTCTTTGTGTAATAATATTAATAATGGTTCTAACTCTAACGAAAATTAAGAAATAACAGAAATAGCTTAAAATTAATTAGATTTTTTTACGTATAAAAGCGAGGAGAAAGTTATGGGGAAACGTATGGAAAAAACTTATGGAAAAATGGCCCGTAGAGTAATGGTAGCTGTAAATCCTATTAAGAAAGTAGCAATAAAAACCCACTGTGTGGTTCATAAATATATAAATATACAGGCAATAGAAATATTAAAAAATGATGGTTATGAAGATGCACATATGTTTTATAAGAAACATTTAAAACAGTTAAATGATGGAGTAACCTGGGCAGATCAAGATTTTAAAAGCACTAATCATTTTTTTCATTATGAACTGGAGAAAGGTTTGTATGGTTTTTCTAATGCATTGGTAGAATGTCAAAAATACTATGATGAATCAATAGATCTAATTAAAAATGGGGAAGAACATAAAGGACTGTTTTTTCTTGGAGCATCTGCACACTTAATTCAAGATATGACTGTCCCACACCATGTTAATAACAGACTTTTAAAGAGTCATAGAAAATTTGAACTTTGGATTATCGATAGGTTGTTTAAACACCATAATTTTGGAGTAAGTAGTGGTACAAAGAAATATAACAGTGTAGAAGAATTTATTAAAAATAATGCAAAATTTTCAAATGAAGTTCATAATAAATATTTAAATATTGAAGATACAGAGCAAAGATATTTTAAAGTCACTAGTGAAATACTAAAGGAAGCTCAGATCACTACAGCTGGGTATCTTTTATATTATTATGATAATATAATTGTAAGGTATGATAAGGAAAAAGATTTATAAAGATAATGTAAGTTAAAAGATAGAATTACTTAGTTGGAAAAGAATTCCGTGGTATAGAGGAATTCTTTTTTTTATGTAGAATAGTAAATAGTGTGCAAGACAATATTTACAAGGGAGTAATTTTATGGAATATATTTTGGATATGAGAGAAATAAGCCTTGACGGGGATTTATTGGATATAGGAAAAGAAAACTACGGGATAATATATAATTTGAAAAAGAATATGGAAGATGAGATTTCTGTGGATTATTTTGATGATAGAGAGATTTTAAGCGAAAAAGAAGCAATATTTTATGACGGAGCAGTACTTTTTTTTACTATGGGAAAGATATGGAGTAATAGCGGAAGACGTGAGATAATAAAACATATATGGAATCTAATTAAAGATGACGGATATCTCTATATATGGGATTATGATAAGAAGGCAAAAGAAATAGTAAACGCTAATATAAAAGTTTTACTTCCAGGGGATAAAACTAAAGAATTTAAGTATAGAGATATGAATCCAATAAATCAATTTAATGTAGAATTTATAAAAAAAGCTGCGGAAAGTTATTTTGAAATAGAAAAAGTTGATTTTTATGATAAAATTTACTTTGTAAAAGCAAAAAGAAGGGAAAGAACAAGTGATGAAAATATTATTAACAGGAGTAAATTCAAAATACATTCATAGCAATTTAGCTATAAGGTATTTGAAAGCATACACTGAGGATTTGCCATGTGAATGCAAGATTAGAGAATTTAGCATCAACGATAGGATAGAAATAATACTAGAACAAATCATATTAGAAAAAGCTGATGTAGTAGCATTTTCTTGTTATATTTGGAATATGGAGTATATAAATAAGCTTGCAAATCTTATAAAGTTAGTAGATAAAGATATAGAAATATTATATGGAGGACCTGAAGTTTCATATGATAGTGAAAATTTTCTAAAAGATTGTAACGGTGAGTATGTCATATCCGGTGAAGGTGAAGATAGCTTTAGAGAATTTGTAGAGTATAAACTGGGATTAAGAGAGATAGCTTCAATTAGAGGGCTTTATTATAAAAGAGAAGAAAAAGTAATATTTAATGGATTAAGACCTCAGATGAATATGAATGATCTAAGATTTCCATATAAAGAAGGGGATAAAGAAATACATAATAAAATAGTTTATTATGAAGCATCAAGAGGATGTCCTTTTAAATGCAAATACTGCTTATCCTCAACGGCTAATGGAGTTAGGTTTTTAGATATAGAAAGAGTAAAGAAAGAATTAAAGTTTTTCATTGATGAAAAAGTAAGATTAGTTAAATTCGTTGATAGAACCTTTAATTGTAATCATGATTTTGTTAAGGAAATATGGGAATTTTTAATAGAACAAGATACTAAAACAACCTTCCACTTCGAGATTTCAGCAGATCTTTTAAGAGATGACGAAATAAAACTTTTAAATAAAGCTCCTAAGGGAAGAATTCAATTAGAAGTTGGAGTACAAACAACTAATAATGAAGTACTAAATAATATTAATAGGTATGTTGGATTTGAAACAATAAAGGATAAAGTTGTAGGAATAGCCGAGGGCCACAATGTAAAACAGCATCTTGATTTGATTGCTGGACTTCCAGGTGAAGATTTTAATTCCTTTAAAAATTCTTTCAATGATGTACACTCCATAAGACCGGATGAAATACAACTTGGGTTCTTAAAGCTTCTTAAAGGATCTTCTATGAGAGATGAGGCGGAAAAGTGGGGGATTGTTTATGCTCCGTATGCCCCATATGAAATACTAAGTTCAAAAGATATAAGTTACGAAGAGCTTTTAGAATTAAAGAAGGTAGAAGAAATTGTTGATAAATATTATAATTCTCAAAAGTTTAATACCGTATTAAAATACTTTTTGAATAAGTTTGAAACTCCTTTTGACTTTTATTATGCAATGGGAAGTTATTTTCATGAAAGAGGATACTTTAATATAAATATAGGAAATACAGAATACTATAGAGTTTTTGTAGATTTTAATAATTATAAGTTTAATGGCGAGAATACTGAAGAATTAAAAGATATAATAAAATATGATTATTTAAAGTACAACAAAAAGAAGTGGTTACCTGAATTTTTAAATAGAGATATAACCAAGGAAGAAGAAAGAATCATAAAGGAAAAATTAAAAGATTCTTATGATTTTAAAAGATCTCATATAGAAAAATTTAATCTAGATATAATGCAATATATAGAAATGGGTAAATTGATTATGTCGCAAAATTACCTATTATTTGATTTAGATAATGAAGAGAATATAAAAGTTTTAAATAACATATTATAAAAAATAAAGTGCTGATAAAGCACTGTGCTAAAATTAATCAAAAAATAAAATTAAATATAACCGAAGTTTTGTAATTTTACATGGATATCCAATCATAAGATTAAGTTATTAATGGTTGGATATCTTTTTTTATTCTTTAGGAAATTCGCTTAAGCAAATTTTTATTTTTATAGTATTACTGGGTTAAGTAGAAGGTTGCAGCTGTATTTTAAATATTAATGAAAAATTTAAAAAATATATAACTCAAGTAGTAATGTATACAATATAAGACATAAGTAGTTAACGGTTGAAAAGTAACTGAAAAAATGGTACAATCTATATTAAAAGCGTTATTGAATACTGTATAAAGTATTAAGGTATAATTTGGTTTATGGAAAAGGGGTGATATTTTGGCTATAGAAATAGTGAATGAAATAAAAAATGCTGAAGCTAAGGCTGAAGGTATTATAAATAGTGCCAATTCTAAAAGTAAAGAAATGATTGATAATGCAATGACTTCTGGGCAGGAACAATATAATAATATAATAGAACAGAGTAAGTTAGATGCTGAGAAAATTCTAGAGAGGGCAACCGATGAGGCATTAAAAGATTCAGAACCAATTACAATAAGAGGCATTAATGAAATCCATATAATAAATAAATTAGATCAAGACAAAAGAGGAAGTGCAATAAAATTAATAATTGAGAGGATTGTGAATATTCATGGCAATAGTTAAAATGAATAAATTTACCCTACTCTCTTTTGAATCAGAGAAAGAGAAGCTTTTAAGCACACTTCAAAGCTTCCAAGGAGTTCAGTTCATTAATCTTCAAGAGGATGATGACTTTAATGAAGAGGTCGATCAAAAGAAGCTTTGGAAGGATGATGCAGGAGAAAAATATTCAACTTATGAAGATAATCTTATGAAGATTAAATTTTCTCTAGATTTTATTAATGAGTTTTCTCCTGAAAAAAAATCAATGCTTTCAATGCTAGATGATAAAAAAGAAATTTCCTTAAGAGATTTAGAAGAAAGTATAGAAAGTAACAATTGGAATGAAGTATATGAGGAGCTTAAATCAAAAGAACAAGCTTTAAATAAATTAAATAATGAAATGACAAAAATAGAGGGTGAGATTTCGGAGTTAAGTGGATGGAGAAACTTAGATGTTTCAACATCGGAACTTATGAAATTTAAATATTCCAGTGCAATTCTTGGAACATTAGCTAAACAGTATGAGAGTAGTGTGTTAACTGATTTAGAAAGAGAATTAAAATACTCATATGTAGAAATTATAAATAGGGACAATCAAGACTTGTACTTATTTATAGTTCTTCATCATAGTGAACTTAAAAATGCTGATGAAATACTAAAAAGATATGGATTCACTTCGTTTGATGTGGACATAGATAAAACCCCTCAGCATTGTATTGATGAAAGTGCTTCTAAAATATCTAAGCTTAAAGAAGAAAAGAATTCTATAAAGGCTTCCATAGAAAAGTATGGAACTGAGAGGGAAAAACTCATAGAGGCATATGAATATTTTACTAATTTAGTAACAAGACTTGAAGCTTCTAACAATTTTCTAAAAACTAAAAGTGTCATAGCAATGTGTGGATGGAATTTAGCAGAGAACAATAATGAACTTATAAGAGCAATTGAAGAAACTGTAGGTGAGAAATATTTTATAGAATTTGAAGAGGTAAAAGAAGAGGAAGGAGAAGAAGTTCCAATAAAGCTTAGAAATAATGGCTTTGCATCTTCCTTTGAAGGCGTAATAGAAATGTATAGCCTGCCTAAATATTCGGAAATAGATCCAACCCCTATATTATCTATATTTTACTTTATATTCTTTGGAATGATGCTTTCTGATGCTGGATATGGATTAGTTATAATTGCAGCAGCAGCTTTTGCTTTATATAAATCAAAAGATAAGGAAAAAAGAAAAAACTATAAGATGTTTTTGTTTGCAGGAATATCAACAGTTATATGGGGAGCAATTTACGGAGGGTGGTTTGGTGACTTACCGAGTTACTTTGGAGTGGTTCCACCAAAACTACTTGATAGCACAGGAAATATATCTCAGATATTTATTCTTTCTTTAGCTTTTGGAGTTGTCCACATATTTATTGGGCTTGGAATTAAAGGTTATATGTTTATAAAAGCAGGAAACATAAAGGATGCTATATATGATGTCCTTACTTGGTATGTTACCCTTATTGGAGCTTTCTTAGCTATATTAGGTGTAGGTGGAAAACTAGGAATAGTAATGTTGGTAGTAGGTCTAGTAGGACTGGTAGTGACTCAAGGCAGAACTGCTCCAACCATTGGGGGAAAGATAGGATGGGGCATATATGGAGTGTATGGAATAACTGGTTACTTAGGTGATATAGTTTCTTATTCTAGATTATTGGCATTAGGACTCGCCACAGGATTTATAGCTAATGCTTTAAATCTCATAATAAGTTTATTCCCTGCACCGTTTAAATATATTGCGGCACCCTTTCTTTTTATAGGATTACACACTTTTAATTTACTAATCAACGCACTTGGGTCATATGTACATGCTGCAAGACTTCAGTATCTAGAGTTTTTCAGTAAGTTTTATGAAGGCGGAGGAAAGAAGTTTACTCCATATAAGCTTTCAGATAAATATATAAAAATTACGAAATAATAGGAGGATATAAAATATGAATACATGGGTAGAGTTTTTTCAGTCAACAAATAATGGATTAATAATGGCACTATTAGGAGCTGCATTAGCAGTTGGATTATCTGGTATAGGTTCAGCTCAAGGGATAGGAACCGTTGGTCAAGCAGCTGCAGGGCTTATGACTGAAGAACCAGATAAGTTTGGTAAGACATTTATACTTGTGGCACTTCCAGGTACTCAAGGTCTTTACGGTTTTGTTATAGCTTTATTACTTTTTACAAAGATTGGAATTTTTGGCGGAAATGCACCAGATTTATCATTAGGTTTAAAATATTTTATGGCATGTCTTCCAGTTGCTATAGCAGGTTGGAGATCAGCTATATGGCAAGGTAAGGTTGCTGCTGCAGGAATTCAGATATTAGCAAAGAGACCTAATGATGTTATGAAAGGTGTTATCTATGCAGTTATGGTTGAAACTTATGCTGTATTAGGTTTCGTTGCATCACTATTCATGGTATTGTTCGTGAAATAATTCTGAATCAATATATAGTTTGGAGTGAAACGTAATGGCAAAGATTGATGGTTTGATAAATAAGATTATAGAAGATGCGGAGACTGAGAGCGAAAGTATTTTGAAAAAAGCTGAAGCTGAAAGTAATGCCATTATCAAGAAAAAAATTGATGAGGCAAAAGAAGTTGGAAGTAGTATTATAAAAAAAGCCAATATAGAAGCAAAACTTAAGAGAGAGAGAATTATTTCAAATACCACTTTAAAGGTTAGGAATGAGAAGCTTGCTGCTAAGCAAAAAGCTATGAGTGAGGTATTTAATGAAGCTTTCGATGAACTTTGCTCCATGAGTGAAAAAGATTTTTTGAATTACTTAAAAGCAACTATAATATCTCTAAAAATTGATGGAGATGAAGAAATTATACTTAATACCAAATATAGAGAGTTTGTTGATAGTACATTTATAAGTGAGATAAATAATGAACTAATATCTATGAACAAGCCAGGGAATTTAAGAATTAGTAGCAGAATAGGTGATTTTAAAGGTGGCTTTATATTAGAGAAGAATGGAATAGAGATAAATAATACTTTTGAAGCTTTAATAAATTCTTATAGAGATGAATTGGAATTTGAAGTAGCTGATATTTTATTTAACTAAGGAGGGTTTAATTATGGATGCTATGGATTTTACCCAGGTGATTCCAAGGCTCAGAGTTTTAGAGAACAGACTCCTTGATAAATCGAAATTTGATAGGATGATTGATTCATCTTCAGCAGAGGATGCTTTAAGGATTCTTCAAGAAACCGAATATATTAATGTTTCAAAGGAGATAAGCCATCCTAAAGAATATGAAGTTATATTAAGTAACGAGCTTAAGAGAGTATTTAATATGATCTACGATGCAGCACCTCATAAAGAAGTTGTTGATATTATGAGTATTAAATATGATTTTCATAATTTAAAAGTTCTTATAAAAGCTAAACTTTTAGAGAAGAACTTTGATGATATACTCATACCAGTTGGTACAATAGAACTAAAAAAACTAAAAAATGCAATTGAAGATAGTAATTATAGAGATCTTCCTAGTATATTTGGAAGAACCATAGAAACAGTATTGGAGGATTTTTCTAAGGAGAAAGATCCACAAAGGATTGATTTAATCTCTGATAAATATCAGTATAGGCATATGAACGAAATATCAGTAAATCTGGATAATTATTTTATTAAGAATTATGTCGATAAGCTAATAGATTTAAGTAATATGAGAACCTTGCTGAGAGTGAAAAAACAGAAAAAACAAAGAGAGTTTCTGAGCTGCACACTGTTGGATGGTGGGAAAATAGATAAAGACAAAATATTAGCATTATTAAATGATTCAATTGAAAATGTCTATGGAAAATTATCTTATACAGATTATGCGGGTGTATTAAAAATTGGTATAGAACAGTATGGAAAAACAGGGTCTTCAAGTGAGTTAGAAAAACTAAGTGACAACTTTATAATGAGATTCATGAAAGATGCAAAATATATTAGTTTTGGACCAGAGCCTATTATAGCTTATATATATGCTAAAGAAAATGAGATAAAAAATATTAGAATTATAATGGTTGGTAAATTAAATAATATGCCTTCGGAAGTTATAAGGGAAAGGCTGCGTGAAGGATATG
Proteins encoded in this region:
- a CDS encoding zinc dependent phospholipase C family protein; the protein is MGKRMEKTYGKMARRVMVAVNPIKKVAIKTHCVVHKYINIQAIEILKNDGYEDAHMFYKKHLKQLNDGVTWADQDFKSTNHFFHYELEKGLYGFSNALVECQKYYDESIDLIKNGEEHKGLFFLGASAHLIQDMTVPHHVNNRLLKSHRKFELWIIDRLFKHHNFGVSSGTKKYNSVEEFIKNNAKFSNEVHNKYLNIEDTEQRYFKVTSEILKEAQITTAGYLLYYYDNIIVRYDKEKDL
- a CDS encoding B12-binding domain-containing radical SAM protein, encoding MKILLTGVNSKYIHSNLAIRYLKAYTEDLPCECKIREFSINDRIEIILEQIILEKADVVAFSCYIWNMEYINKLANLIKLVDKDIEILYGGPEVSYDSENFLKDCNGEYVISGEGEDSFREFVEYKLGLREIASIRGLYYKREEKVIFNGLRPQMNMNDLRFPYKEGDKEIHNKIVYYEASRGCPFKCKYCLSSTANGVRFLDIERVKKELKFFIDEKVRLVKFVDRTFNCNHDFVKEIWEFLIEQDTKTTFHFEISADLLRDDEIKLLNKAPKGRIQLEVGVQTTNNEVLNNINRYVGFETIKDKVVGIAEGHNVKQHLDLIAGLPGEDFNSFKNSFNDVHSIRPDEIQLGFLKLLKGSSMRDEAEKWGIVYAPYAPYEILSSKDISYEELLELKKVEEIVDKYYNSQKFNTVLKYFLNKFETPFDFYYAMGSYFHERGYFNINIGNTEYYRVFVDFNNYKFNGENTEELKDIIKYDYLKYNKKKWLPEFLNRDITKEEERIIKEKLKDSYDFKRSHIEKFNLDIMQYIEMGKLIMSQNYLLFDLDNEENIKVLNNIL
- a CDS encoding ATPase; its protein translation is MAIEIVNEIKNAEAKAEGIINSANSKSKEMIDNAMTSGQEQYNNIIEQSKLDAEKILERATDEALKDSEPITIRGINEIHIINKLDQDKRGSAIKLIIERIVNIHGNS
- a CDS encoding V-type ATP synthase subunit I; this translates as MAIVKMNKFTLLSFESEKEKLLSTLQSFQGVQFINLQEDDDFNEEVDQKKLWKDDAGEKYSTYEDNLMKIKFSLDFINEFSPEKKSMLSMLDDKKEISLRDLEESIESNNWNEVYEELKSKEQALNKLNNEMTKIEGEISELSGWRNLDVSTSELMKFKYSSAILGTLAKQYESSVLTDLERELKYSYVEIINRDNQDLYLFIVLHHSELKNADEILKRYGFTSFDVDIDKTPQHCIDESASKISKLKEEKNSIKASIEKYGTEREKLIEAYEYFTNLVTRLEASNNFLKTKSVIAMCGWNLAENNNELIRAIEETVGEKYFIEFEEVKEEEGEEVPIKLRNNGFASSFEGVIEMYSLPKYSEIDPTPILSIFYFIFFGMMLSDAGYGLVIIAAAAFALYKSKDKEKRKNYKMFLFAGISTVIWGAIYGGWFGDLPSYFGVVPPKLLDSTGNISQIFILSLAFGVVHIFIGLGIKGYMFIKAGNIKDAIYDVLTWYVTLIGAFLAILGVGGKLGIVMLVVGLVGLVVTQGRTAPTIGGKIGWGIYGVYGITGYLGDIVSYSRLLALGLATGFIANALNLIISLFPAPFKYIAAPFLFIGLHTFNLLINALGSYVHAARLQYLEFFSKFYEGGGKKFTPYKLSDKYIKITK
- a CDS encoding V-type ATP synthase subunit K, which codes for MNTWVEFFQSTNNGLIMALLGAALAVGLSGIGSAQGIGTVGQAAAGLMTEEPDKFGKTFILVALPGTQGLYGFVIALLLFTKIGIFGGNAPDLSLGLKYFMACLPVAIAGWRSAIWQGKVAAAGIQILAKRPNDVMKGVIYAVMVETYAVLGFVASLFMVLFVK
- a CDS encoding V-type ATP synthase subunit E produces the protein MAKIDGLINKIIEDAETESESILKKAEAESNAIIKKKIDEAKEVGSSIIKKANIEAKLKRERIISNTTLKVRNEKLAAKQKAMSEVFNEAFDELCSMSEKDFLNYLKATIISLKIDGDEEIILNTKYREFVDSTFISEINNELISMNKPGNLRISSRIGDFKGGFILEKNGIEINNTFEALINSYRDELEFEVADILFN
- a CDS encoding V-type ATP synthase subunit C; translated protein: MDAMDFTQVIPRLRVLENRLLDKSKFDRMIDSSSAEDALRILQETEYINVSKEISHPKEYEVILSNELKRVFNMIYDAAPHKEVVDIMSIKYDFHNLKVLIKAKLLEKNFDDILIPVGTIELKKLKNAIEDSNYRDLPSIFGRTIETVLEDFSKEKDPQRIDLISDKYQYRHMNEISVNLDNYFIKNYVDKLIDLSNMRTLLRVKKQKKQREFLSCTLLDGGKIDKDKILALLNDSIENVYGKLSYTDYAGVLKIGIEQYGKTGSSSELEKLSDNFIMRFMKDAKYISFGPEPIIAYIYAKENEIKNIRIIMVGKLNNMPSEVIRERLREGYV